A region from the Catellatospora sp. TT07R-123 genome encodes:
- a CDS encoding ABC transporter permease, with the protein MIRFGLRLALSGGRDAVARLAIIAAAVALGTGLLLATVASLHAVDKQTARFGWMTTRPETPAATQGADPLYWALREDFYDAKLIGRLDVAATGPDSPVPPGLPRLPGPGEYFASPKLAELLAHTPAELLGDRYPGHLVGTIGRQMVPDPDTMLIVVGHAPEELAQAGVWQVTTIASEPPGARTAGLDLVLSTVAGGLLFPVFIFIGTATRLNAARREQRFAAMRLVGATPRQISAIAAIESTTAAVIGTVLGFGLYALGHDTLASIPFTGSRFYLDEVAITWLDALLVGLGVPLAAAIAARVALRRVRISPLGVSRRVTPRPPRAYRLIPLVLGLAELTYFIGRRPPTSQGQVAAFLPGLLVIMVGLVVAGPYLTMVAARLLAGRAGRPAALIAARRLADNPKAAFRAVSGLMLALFVTSTTSGIITTIVAERGPQRAGTASANSMEVHLPHDSGLLALPDGTSARLAAIPGIKNVITVRRNPVDRPGTGGGPEDPGSLPGVITCAELDPDFGRCAPGATVVEVWGDLIGYRNVKGADTVWAASTVTPEQYAQLPVLSVVLNTDGATAALERARTVLELALPWLEIPPMTNHDFESDFANALTGWKQLADVLIVASLVIAGCSLAVGIAGGLSERKRPFSLLRLTGASLGTLRWVVLLESAVPLLAVAVVAIGAGMLAAHLFLTAQMSYELRPPGPAYYLTVLAGLAASLAIISSMLPMLSRITGPETARNE; encoded by the coding sequence ATGATCCGCTTCGGACTGCGGCTGGCCCTGAGCGGCGGCCGCGACGCCGTGGCCCGTCTGGCGATCATCGCCGCCGCGGTGGCGCTGGGCACCGGCCTGCTGCTGGCCACCGTCGCCAGCCTGCACGCTGTGGACAAGCAGACGGCGCGCTTCGGCTGGATGACCACCCGTCCCGAAACGCCTGCGGCCACCCAGGGCGCCGACCCGCTGTACTGGGCCCTGCGCGAGGACTTCTACGACGCGAAGCTGATCGGGCGGCTCGACGTGGCCGCGACCGGCCCGGACTCGCCGGTGCCGCCCGGCCTGCCGCGGCTGCCCGGCCCGGGGGAGTACTTCGCCTCCCCGAAGCTGGCCGAGCTGCTGGCGCACACCCCGGCCGAGCTGCTGGGCGACCGCTACCCCGGGCACCTGGTCGGCACGATCGGGCGCCAGATGGTGCCCGATCCGGACACGATGCTCATCGTCGTCGGCCACGCGCCCGAGGAGCTGGCGCAGGCCGGGGTCTGGCAGGTGACCACCATCGCGAGCGAGCCGCCGGGGGCCCGGACCGCCGGGCTCGACCTGGTGCTGTCGACGGTCGCGGGCGGCCTGCTGTTCCCGGTGTTCATCTTCATCGGCACCGCGACCCGGCTCAACGCCGCCCGGCGGGAGCAGCGCTTCGCGGCGATGCGGCTGGTCGGCGCCACGCCGCGGCAGATCTCGGCGATCGCGGCGATCGAGTCGACCACGGCCGCCGTCATCGGCACGGTGCTCGGCTTCGGCCTGTACGCCCTAGGCCACGACACGCTGGCGAGCATCCCGTTCACCGGGTCCCGCTTCTACCTCGACGAGGTGGCGATCACCTGGCTCGACGCGCTGCTGGTCGGGCTCGGGGTGCCGCTGGCCGCCGCGATCGCGGCCCGCGTGGCGCTGCGCCGCGTCCGGATCTCCCCGCTCGGGGTGTCCCGGCGGGTCACGCCGCGCCCGCCGCGGGCATACCGGCTGATCCCGCTGGTGCTCGGGCTCGCCGAGCTGACGTACTTCATCGGCCGCCGACCGCCGACGTCGCAGGGCCAGGTGGCGGCCTTCCTGCCGGGCCTGCTGGTGATCATGGTGGGCCTGGTCGTCGCCGGGCCGTACCTGACCATGGTGGCCGCGCGGCTGCTGGCGGGCCGGGCGGGCCGCCCCGCCGCCCTGATCGCCGCCCGGCGGCTGGCCGACAACCCGAAGGCCGCGTTCCGCGCGGTCAGCGGCCTGATGCTCGCGCTGTTCGTCACCAGCACCACGTCCGGGATCATCACCACGATCGTGGCCGAGCGCGGCCCGCAGCGCGCCGGCACCGCGTCGGCCAACAGCATGGAGGTGCACCTGCCGCACGACAGCGGCCTGCTCGCGCTGCCGGACGGCACGTCGGCCCGGCTGGCGGCCATCCCCGGCATCAAGAACGTCATCACCGTGCGCCGCAACCCGGTCGACCGGCCGGGCACGGGCGGCGGCCCGGAAGACCCCGGCTCGCTGCCCGGCGTCATCACCTGCGCCGAGCTCGACCCGGACTTCGGCCGCTGCGCGCCCGGCGCGACCGTGGTGGAGGTCTGGGGCGACCTGATCGGATACCGCAACGTCAAGGGCGCCGACACGGTATGGGCCGCCTCCACCGTCACCCCCGAGCAGTACGCGCAGCTGCCCGTGCTGTCGGTGGTGCTGAACACCGACGGGGCGACAGCCGCGCTCGAACGGGCCCGCACGGTGCTCGAACTCGCGCTGCCGTGGCTGGAGATCCCGCCCATGACCAACCACGACTTCGAGTCCGACTTCGCCAACGCGCTCACCGGCTGGAAGCAGCTCGCCGACGTGCTCATCGTGGCCAGCCTCGTCATCGCCGGGTGCAGCCTGGCGGTGGGCATCGCGGGTGGACTCAGCGAGCGAAAGCGCCCGTTCAGCCTGCTGCGGCTGACCGGGGCGTCGCTGGGGACGCTGCGCTGGGTCGTGCTGCTGGAGAGCGCGGTGCCACTGCTGGCGGTGGCGGTCGTCGCCATCGGGGCCGGGATGCTGGCGGCGCACCTGTTCCTCACCGCCCAGATGAGCTACGAGCTGCGCCCGCCGGGGCCCGCCTACTACCTGACGGTGCTGGCCGGTCTCGCCGCCTCGCTGGCGATCATCTCGTCGATGCTGCCGATGCTCTCGCGGATCACCGGTCCGGAGACCGCGCGCAACGAGTGA
- a CDS encoding RNA polymerase-binding protein RbpA, giving the protein MGERMLRGSRLGAVSYESDRNTELAPRQTREYLCANGHRFEVPFAMDAEVPALWECKFDGSVARLMDGSEPEQKKAKPPRTHWDMLLERRSVEELEEILSERLAVVSARRGR; this is encoded by the coding sequence ATGGGCGAGCGGATGCTGCGGGGAAGCCGACTGGGCGCCGTCAGCTACGAGTCGGACCGCAACACCGAGCTCGCGCCGCGCCAGACGCGCGAATACCTGTGCGCCAACGGGCACCGGTTCGAGGTGCCGTTCGCGATGGACGCCGAGGTGCCGGCGCTGTGGGAGTGCAAGTTCGACGGCAGCGTGGCCCGGCTGATGGACGGCAGCGAGCCGGAGCAGAAGAAGGCCAAGCCGCCGCGTACGCACTGGGACATGCTGCTGGAGCGGCGCTCGGTCGAGGAGCTGGAAGAGATCCTGAGCGAGCGGCTGGCCGTCGTCAGCGCGCGCCGCGGTCGCTGA
- a CDS encoding SDR family oxidoreductase: MSNHDTYRPVALVTGVGRTANIGAAVVRRLAADGYRVFATGLPRYDASVGVPGDDPAALAAELGPDVHVQPHDLGTPDGPAELVAAVVERFGGVDTLVSCHTYSTSTTLGSLEADEIDRHLTVNVRANMLLVQAYAAAHDDARPGRIVLFTSGQRHGPMTTELAYAASKAAVEYLTRDFSALLAGRGITVNAVNPGPNDTGWADPQTYEWVRERFPRKRWGTPHDTAKLVGFLCSDEAEWVTAQVIDSAGGFGEHVA, encoded by the coding sequence ATGAGCAACCATGACACCTATCGCCCTGTCGCCCTGGTCACCGGCGTCGGCCGGACCGCCAACATCGGCGCCGCCGTGGTGCGGCGCCTGGCCGCCGACGGCTACCGGGTCTTCGCGACCGGCCTGCCCCGCTACGACGCCAGCGTCGGCGTGCCGGGCGACGATCCTGCGGCGCTGGCCGCCGAGCTCGGGCCGGACGTGCACGTCCAGCCGCACGACCTGGGCACGCCCGACGGCCCGGCCGAGCTGGTCGCCGCCGTCGTCGAGCGGTTCGGCGGGGTGGACACGCTGGTCTCCTGCCACACGTATTCGACCTCCACGACGCTGGGCAGCCTCGAAGCCGACGAGATCGACCGGCACCTGACCGTGAACGTGCGCGCGAACATGCTGCTGGTGCAGGCGTACGCCGCCGCGCACGACGACGCCCGTCCGGGCCGGATCGTGCTGTTCACCAGCGGCCAGCGCCACGGCCCGATGACCACCGAGCTCGCCTACGCCGCGTCGAAGGCCGCCGTGGAGTACCTGACCCGCGACTTCTCGGCCCTGCTGGCCGGGCGCGGCATCACGGTGAACGCGGTCAACCCCGGCCCCAATGACACTGGCTGGGCGGACCCGCAGACCTACGAGTGGGTCCGCGAGCGCTTCCCCCGTAAGCGCTGGGGCACCCCGCACGACACCGCGAAGCTGGTCGGGTTCCTGTGCTCGGACGAGGCGGAGTGGGTGACGGCCCAGGTGATCGACTCGGCGGGCGGCTTCGGCGAGCACGTGGCCTGA
- a CDS encoding ABC transporter ATP-binding protein yields MTARLIEARGLELSFGQTPALRGADFSAVPGEIVAVTGPSGSGKSTLLHCLAGILVPGAGEVWFDGNRIDTMAEQKRSTLRRERFGFVFQFGQLVPELTAEENIALPLLLGGVRRSAALAQARPWFARLGLDGLEHRRSGELSGGQAQRVALARGMVTRPQVLFADEPTGALDSLTGEHVLDLLVAAAREQGTAVILVTHEARVAAYADREVIVRDGRATELEQVVA; encoded by the coding sequence GTGACCGCCCGCCTGATCGAGGCCCGGGGCCTGGAGCTCTCGTTCGGCCAGACCCCGGCCCTGCGCGGCGCCGACTTCAGCGCCGTGCCCGGCGAGATCGTCGCGGTGACCGGCCCCAGCGGCTCGGGCAAGTCGACCCTGCTGCACTGCCTGGCCGGCATCCTGGTGCCGGGCGCGGGCGAGGTCTGGTTCGACGGGAACCGCATCGACACCATGGCCGAGCAGAAGCGCAGCACGCTGCGCCGCGAGCGGTTCGGGTTCGTGTTCCAGTTCGGGCAGCTGGTGCCCGAACTGACGGCTGAGGAGAACATCGCGCTGCCGCTGCTGCTGGGCGGCGTACGCCGGAGCGCGGCGCTGGCGCAGGCCCGCCCCTGGTTCGCCCGCCTCGGCCTGGACGGGCTGGAGCACCGGCGCTCCGGCGAGCTGTCCGGCGGCCAGGCGCAGCGGGTCGCGCTGGCCCGCGGCATGGTGACCCGGCCGCAGGTGCTGTTCGCCGACGAGCCGACCGGCGCGCTGGACTCGCTCACCGGCGAGCACGTGCTCGACCTGCTGGTCGCGGCGGCCCGCGAGCAGGGCACCGCGGTCATCCTGGTGACGCACGAGGCGCGCGTGGCGGCGTACGCCGACCGCGAGGTGATCGTCCGCGACGGGCGCGCCACCGAGCTGGAGCAGGTCGTCGCATGA
- a CDS encoding TNT domain-containing protein: MKIKRFLLPVLAGAMLALQPVIAHAAPAQPSAPPSQSAAAAASLCVPGTPDAAPATTDFYDDNFLFGPEKLPKAVPIGPLLADYHRFGALTDSVFLTQYGNDTKTRYVYPPALGYVLQPDGLPIKFPQQLQPGTRVDRFGSPGTGQFLAPLGTPFAQRGLPPSNLNTPTPEIAHEDLVPLANYHVYCVLKPFGVDTGPIATWFAQPSLGTQYVLDQKYLPQGAAATVQWLLDNKFLVEERPPGTGYGDCADGRGEDACPRP; encoded by the coding sequence GTGAAGATCAAACGCTTCCTCCTGCCCGTGCTGGCCGGCGCGATGCTGGCGCTCCAGCCGGTCATCGCCCACGCCGCCCCGGCGCAGCCCAGCGCTCCCCCGTCGCAGAGCGCGGCCGCCGCCGCCAGCCTGTGCGTGCCGGGCACACCCGACGCCGCACCCGCCACCACGGACTTCTACGACGACAACTTCCTGTTCGGCCCCGAGAAGCTGCCCAAAGCGGTCCCCATCGGGCCACTGCTGGCCGACTACCACCGCTTCGGCGCCCTGACCGACTCGGTGTTCCTCACCCAGTACGGCAACGACACGAAGACCCGCTACGTCTACCCGCCCGCCCTCGGCTACGTCCTGCAGCCCGACGGCCTGCCGATCAAGTTCCCGCAGCAGCTCCAGCCGGGCACCCGGGTCGACCGGTTCGGCAGCCCCGGCACCGGCCAGTTCCTCGCGCCGCTGGGCACCCCGTTCGCCCAGCGCGGCCTGCCGCCGTCCAACCTGAACACCCCCACCCCGGAGATCGCCCACGAGGACCTCGTGCCGCTGGCCAACTACCACGTGTACTGCGTGCTCAAGCCGTTCGGCGTGGACACCGGCCCGATCGCGACGTGGTTCGCCCAGCCGAGCCTGGGCACCCAGTACGTGCTGGACCAGAAGTACCTGCCGCAGGGCGCGGCCGCGACCGTGCAGTGGCTGCTGGACAACAAGTTCCTGGTGGAGGAGCGCCCGCCCGGCACCGGATACGGCGACTGCGCGGACGGCCGGGGCGAGGACGCCTGCCCCCGGCCCTGA
- a CDS encoding ATP-binding protein, protein MSATLFLMCGLPGAGKTTLSHELAADHGALRISSDEWLLDLLEGPQRERADPMRLQLEPLLLAVTVRVLSLGGSVVLDFGSWHRSQRDRVRAAGRIAGARVELHVLNPPLDVLRARVAARNGDLDSRSFPITDDEMLAWAHLFEVPDADELSLFDPHVSPYA, encoded by the coding sequence ATGAGTGCCACGCTCTTCCTCATGTGCGGCCTGCCGGGGGCGGGCAAGACCACGCTGTCGCACGAGCTCGCGGCCGACCACGGCGCGCTGCGGATCAGCTCCGACGAATGGCTGCTCGACCTGCTCGAAGGGCCGCAGCGCGAGCGGGCCGACCCGATGCGGCTGCAACTGGAACCGCTGCTGCTGGCCGTCACCGTCCGCGTGCTCAGCCTGGGCGGCAGCGTGGTGCTCGACTTCGGCTCGTGGCACCGGTCCCAGCGCGACCGCGTCCGGGCGGCGGGCCGGATCGCGGGCGCCCGCGTCGAGCTGCACGTGCTCAACCCGCCGCTGGACGTGCTGCGGGCGCGGGTCGCCGCGCGCAACGGCGACCTCGACTCGCGGTCGTTCCCGATCACCGACGACGAGATGCTGGCGTGGGCGCACCTGTTCGAGGTGCCCGACGCCGACGAGCTGTCGCTGTTCGATCCGCACGTGTCGCCGTACGCGTGA
- a CDS encoding PadR family transcriptional regulator encodes MSVPLTLLGLLEREPRHGYDLKRDYDAYFGRGRPLPYGQVYATLSRLARDGKVVISEVGPGEGPDRKRYVITDLGATEVETWLTEPVDPEPHLQTVLFAKVVLALMLERPAEEYLDTQRAAHVRRMRELTEIKRTGSLVDALLADHGLFHLEADLRWIDTTKARLDLLARTVRP; translated from the coding sequence ATGAGTGTCCCCCTCACCCTTCTCGGGCTGCTTGAGCGCGAGCCCCGGCACGGCTACGACCTCAAGCGCGACTACGACGCCTACTTCGGCCGCGGCCGCCCCCTGCCCTACGGCCAGGTCTACGCGACCCTCAGCCGCCTGGCCCGCGACGGCAAGGTCGTCATCAGCGAGGTCGGCCCCGGCGAGGGCCCCGACCGCAAGCGCTACGTCATCACCGACCTCGGCGCGACCGAGGTCGAGACCTGGCTGACCGAGCCGGTCGACCCCGAGCCGCACCTGCAGACCGTGCTGTTCGCCAAGGTCGTGCTGGCGCTGATGCTGGAACGTCCGGCCGAGGAGTACCTGGACACCCAGCGCGCCGCCCACGTGCGGCGCATGCGCGAGCTCACCGAGATCAAGCGCACCGGCAGCCTGGTCGACGCCCTGCTGGCCGACCACGGCCTGTTCCACCTGGAGGCCGACCTGCGCTGGATCGACACCACCAAGGCCCGCCTGGACCTGCTCGCCAGGACGGTGCGGCCGTGA
- a CDS encoding RNA polymerase subunit sigma-70: protein MTTTGDGSATARSGDLAGFAALLRRHRAGLRAHCYRMLGSYGQAEDVVQEAVLHAVSAHTAEPVPDRLYRLATLACLRLLDGRDRRVLPPHLSAPATADADLVARRDIAWLRPYPDRLRGDDRSGIALAYTAALQQLPPRQRAVLLLADLGWPVPRIAAALDATGQVVTHHLRHARTLLGGAAGRAGEPRGSHQELLRRYADAVESGDLHAATALLAPDVRISMPPHLVWYQGRETLRAVAAAAWDPASPRYAGTFRLVATGANGQPAAGVYRCPPGGRAHTAYAVAVFTVAGGAIAEITSFHDPELFTWFDLPQQV from the coding sequence ATGACCACTACCGGCGACGGCTCGGCCACGGCGCGCAGCGGCGACCTGGCCGGGTTCGCCGCGCTGCTGCGGCGGCACCGCGCCGGGCTGCGGGCGCACTGCTACCGCATGCTCGGCTCGTACGGCCAGGCCGAGGACGTGGTCCAGGAGGCGGTGCTGCACGCGGTGTCCGCGCACACCGCCGAACCGGTGCCCGACCGGCTGTACCGCCTCGCCACCCTGGCCTGCCTGCGCCTGCTCGACGGCCGCGACCGGCGGGTGCTGCCCCCGCACCTGTCGGCGCCCGCGACCGCCGACGCGGACCTGGTCGCCCGGCGGGACATCGCCTGGCTGCGTCCCTATCCCGACCGGCTGCGCGGTGACGACCGGTCCGGGATCGCGCTGGCCTACACGGCGGCGTTGCAGCAGCTCCCACCCCGGCAGCGGGCGGTGCTGCTGCTGGCCGACCTCGGCTGGCCGGTGCCGCGGATCGCGGCGGCCCTGGACGCGACCGGGCAGGTGGTCACCCACCACCTGCGGCACGCGCGCACCCTGCTCGGCGGTGCCGCCGGCCGCGCGGGCGAACCGCGCGGGTCGCATCAGGAGCTGCTGCGCCGCTACGCCGACGCGGTCGAGTCGGGCGACCTGCACGCGGCCACCGCGCTGCTGGCCCCCGACGTCCGGATCAGCATGCCGCCGCACCTGGTCTGGTACCAGGGCCGCGAGACGCTGCGGGCGGTGGCCGCCGCCGCCTGGGACCCGGCCTCGCCCCGCTACGCCGGGACGTTCCGGCTCGTGGCGACGGGCGCCAACGGGCAGCCCGCGGCCGGGGTGTACCGGTGCCCGCCCGGCGGCCGGGCGCACACCGCGTACGCCGTGGCGGTGTTCACGGTGGCCGGCGGGGCCATCGCGGAGATCACGTCGTTTCACGACCCGGAGCTGTTCACCTGGTTCGACCTGCCGCAGCAGGTATGA
- a CDS encoding LacI family DNA-binding transcriptional regulator: MARTAGVRATVRDVAAETGLSIATVSRVLNGATNVAPHTRDLVLAAVQRLGDRAPLRRTDPPAASGAIYVRCPYVLTDYFGIIVSSIAETLELHGRQLVLNAGEAAQPVRVLTGLSERPDVAGAILILPPDPPEDLVLLRDQQFPFVVIDPRSSPPRDVVTVSAAHFAGARRLMSHLVELGHRRVGIIGGPQEWLANDARMAGYVAPLADAGVLPTPELVRHVPEPNTANGYLAAGELLDLPQRPTALVVFNDKMAVGALAAAADRGLRVPQDLSVAGFDDIDVSRATTPMLTTVRQPLQEMGRMAVTMLMRMLERHTLEAVHVSLGTELVIRDSTAPAPR, from the coding sequence GTGGCTAGGACGGCGGGGGTGCGGGCGACCGTGCGCGACGTGGCCGCCGAGACCGGCCTGTCCATCGCCACCGTCTCGCGGGTGCTCAACGGCGCGACCAACGTCGCCCCGCATACCCGTGACCTGGTCCTAGCCGCGGTGCAGCGCCTCGGTGACCGCGCCCCGCTGCGCCGCACCGATCCGCCCGCCGCCTCCGGCGCGATCTACGTGCGCTGCCCGTACGTGCTCACCGACTACTTCGGGATCATCGTGAGCTCGATCGCGGAGACCCTGGAGTTGCACGGCCGCCAGCTGGTGCTCAACGCGGGCGAGGCGGCGCAGCCGGTGCGGGTGCTGACGGGGCTGAGCGAGCGCCCCGACGTGGCGGGCGCGATCCTGATCCTGCCGCCGGACCCGCCCGAGGACCTGGTGCTGCTGCGCGACCAGCAGTTCCCGTTCGTGGTGATCGATCCGCGCTCGTCGCCGCCGCGCGACGTGGTGACGGTGTCGGCGGCGCACTTCGCCGGGGCGCGCCGGCTGATGTCGCACCTGGTGGAGCTGGGGCACCGCCGGGTGGGCATCATCGGCGGCCCGCAGGAGTGGCTGGCCAACGACGCCCGCATGGCCGGGTACGTGGCACCGCTGGCCGACGCCGGGGTGCTGCCGACGCCGGAGCTGGTGCGGCACGTGCCGGAGCCGAACACGGCCAACGGCTACCTGGCCGCGGGCGAGCTGCTGGACCTGCCGCAGCGGCCGACGGCGCTGGTCGTGTTCAACGACAAGATGGCGGTGGGGGCGCTGGCGGCGGCGGCCGACCGGGGGCTGCGGGTGCCGCAGGACCTGTCGGTGGCCGGGTTCGACGACATCGACGTGAGCCGGGCGACGACGCCGATGCTGACCACGGTGCGCCAGCCGCTGCAGGAGATGGGCCGGATGGCGGTGACCATGCTGATGCGGATGCTGGAGCGGCACACGCTGGAGGCTGTGCACGTCTCGCTCGGCACCGAGCTGGTCATCCGCGACTCGACGGCCCCCGCGCCGCGTTAG
- a CDS encoding TROVE domain-containing protein, with translation MARFNFKARENAHELDEVVLVPPRPIRDYPARVPVPHTPEWAPVFTANGARGYEREPRQELYLLAVSNMVGADTYYEAAAERDARFRELAAAVAVDDPEWFARFVPWLRTGALLRSASVVAALEGARAQLAAGITGSRALVDAALQRADEPGEALAYWLARYGRPIPKPVKRGIADAARRLYTEKSLLKYDTDRQPVRFGDVVDLTRPKPVAPWQADLFRHALDRRHQRTGPVPASLPTVAARAELMAVPVEGRAAITDPAVLAGAGMTWEALAGWRQSTMDAAAWEAAIPSMGYFALLRNLRNFDRAGVGDDATAAVAARLADPAEVARSRVLPMRFLSAYEAAGARWAEALESALQAALSHVPPLDGRLLVLVDTSGSMAAAFSRDGTLAYWQAAALFGLGLAARATEATVVTYSDHHALFPLVADEPVLASLRRFREGYFIGCGTRTERAVRERYAGHDRVVILTDEQADPHRGRDVAHAVPRRVPVYTWNLAGYRIGHTPQVPNRCTFGGLTDAAFGMIPLVEAGADERWPF, from the coding sequence TTGGCCAGGTTCAACTTCAAGGCGCGCGAGAACGCTCACGAACTCGACGAGGTCGTCCTCGTCCCGCCCCGGCCGATCCGGGACTACCCGGCGCGTGTCCCGGTGCCGCACACGCCCGAGTGGGCGCCGGTTTTCACCGCCAACGGCGCCCGCGGCTACGAGCGGGAGCCCCGGCAGGAGCTGTACCTGCTCGCGGTGTCGAACATGGTCGGCGCGGACACGTACTACGAGGCTGCCGCCGAGCGGGACGCGCGGTTCCGTGAGCTGGCCGCCGCGGTCGCGGTCGACGACCCGGAGTGGTTCGCCCGGTTCGTGCCGTGGCTGCGCACCGGCGCGCTGCTGCGCTCGGCCTCGGTCGTGGCCGCCCTCGAAGGCGCCCGCGCCCAGCTCGCAGCGGGCATCACCGGCTCGCGAGCGCTGGTCGACGCGGCGCTGCAACGGGCCGACGAGCCCGGCGAGGCCCTGGCCTACTGGCTGGCCCGCTACGGCAGGCCGATCCCCAAGCCGGTCAAGCGGGGCATCGCCGACGCCGCCCGCCGCCTCTACACCGAGAAGAGCCTGCTCAAGTACGACACCGACCGGCAACCGGTGCGCTTCGGCGACGTCGTCGACCTGACCCGGCCCAAGCCCGTCGCGCCGTGGCAGGCCGACCTGTTCCGCCACGCCCTCGACCGCCGCCACCAGCGCACCGGCCCGGTCCCGGCGAGTCTGCCCACGGTCGCGGCCCGCGCCGAGCTGATGGCCGTCCCGGTCGAGGGGCGGGCCGCGATCACCGATCCGGCCGTGCTGGCCGGAGCCGGGATGACCTGGGAGGCGCTGGCCGGATGGCGCCAGTCCACCATGGACGCCGCCGCGTGGGAGGCGGCCATCCCCTCGATGGGCTACTTCGCCCTGCTGCGCAACCTGCGCAACTTCGACCGGGCCGGGGTCGGCGACGACGCCACGGCTGCGGTCGCCGCGCGTCTGGCCGACCCCGCGGAGGTGGCCCGGTCGCGCGTGCTGCCGATGCGGTTCCTGTCGGCGTACGAGGCAGCCGGTGCCCGTTGGGCCGAGGCGCTGGAGTCGGCCCTGCAGGCGGCGCTGTCGCACGTGCCCCCGCTGGACGGACGGCTGCTGGTGCTCGTCGACACCTCCGGCTCGATGGCGGCCGCGTTCAGCCGCGACGGCACGCTGGCGTACTGGCAGGCTGCGGCCCTGTTCGGGCTCGGCCTGGCCGCACGCGCGACCGAGGCGACCGTGGTCACCTACTCCGACCACCACGCGCTGTTCCCGCTGGTGGCGGACGAGCCGGTGCTCGCGTCGCTGCGGCGGTTCCGGGAGGGCTACTTCATCGGCTGCGGCACGCGGACCGAGCGGGCGGTGCGGGAACGGTATGCCGGCCACGACCGGGTCGTGATCCTCACCGACGAGCAGGCCGACCCCCACCGAGGAAGGGACGTGGCGCACGCCGTGCCGCGCCGCGTCCCGGTGTACACCTGGAACCTGGCCGGATACCGGATCGGGCACACGCCGCAGGTGCCGAACCGGTGCACCTTCGGCGGGCTCACCGACGCCGCGTTCGGCATGATCCCGCTGGTCGAGGCGGGTGCCGACGAACGCTGGCCGTTCTGA